One genomic segment of Vibrio sp. SCSIO 43136 includes these proteins:
- a CDS encoding type VI secretion system tube protein Hcp, producing MASIFMRIEGLDNIKGAATVGDIGGKKGFFAIDTMSWGANRGVSVDVGNANNADKGMVSLDAVSISRTSDGASPHLTTFLFAPGAEGQKVEILLTKPSRDGAGADPYLVLTLEKARISGYSIEGSNGQLPTEDFKLTYTTLTKVYYNEGDGGKIEKGHTVKFDCTTGQLESKAG from the coding sequence ATGGCTTCTATCTTCATGCGAATCGAAGGTCTTGACAACATTAAGGGTGCAGCGACCGTTGGTGATATCGGTGGTAAGAAAGGCTTCTTCGCAATCGACACAATGAGTTGGGGTGCAAACCGTGGTGTGTCAGTGGATGTGGGTAACGCAAACAATGCTGACAAAGGTATGGTTTCGTTGGATGCAGTGAGCATTTCTCGTACATCAGACGGTGCTTCACCACACTTAACAACTTTCCTTTTTGCACCAGGTGCAGAAGGTCAAAAAGTTGAAATCCTATTGACGAAACCTTCTCGTGATGGTGCTGGTGCAGATCCATACCTAGTGCTGACGCTTGAGAAAGCTCGTATTTCTGGTTACAGCATTGAAGGTTCTAACGGTCAGTTACCAACAGAAGACTTCAAACTGACTTACACCACACTGACTAAGGTTTATTACAACGAAGGCGACGGCGGTAAGATCGAGAAAGGACATACCGTTAAGTTTGACTGTACGACAGGCCAGCTTGAATCAAAAGCAGGCTAA
- the tssC gene encoding type VI secretion system contractile sheath large subunit produces the protein MSAELEKETGAAAAAEAGSFLDRAIAATNQTPESETKELFSVLAEQALSGTVTWDKNLTKTIENAIAEIDVQMSRQLSEIMQQDDFQRLEGSWRGLSKLVTESETGQSLKIRLADYSKDELLEQFEDAPAVDRSPLFDTLYQKEFGTAGGEPYGALIGDYTFSHKDEDVALLRYMGETAAASHAPFVAAANPEMFEFDSFETFDEGKPVAAGFDSPAYASWNAFRESDDARYVVLTLPQTLARLPYGEKGLGTDAFAFEELNTDADGNPKPEDNSQLVWSNAAYEMGLKMTQAHTQFGWCTAIRGLENGGKVENLPNLTYKSEAGDLLQQCPIEVNLTDEREKELSDLGFLPLVHYKSTNYGVFIGSQTTQKPKVYADPDATGNAAISARLPYIMASSRIAHYLKVMGRDMLGSNLEATDVQKQLQTWIDQYTNSGAMGNAERSKTPLCESQIQVVEQPGKPGAYSAVAHLRPWLQMEELTTSVRMVTKIPG, from the coding sequence ATGAGTGCTGAACTAGAGAAAGAAACTGGCGCAGCTGCGGCTGCTGAAGCAGGCAGTTTTCTCGACCGTGCAATCGCTGCAACTAACCAAACACCAGAGAGCGAAACTAAAGAGCTGTTCTCTGTGTTGGCTGAGCAAGCACTAAGCGGTACGGTAACTTGGGATAAAAACCTAACCAAGACCATCGAAAATGCGATCGCAGAAATCGATGTTCAAATGTCTCGTCAATTGTCAGAAATCATGCAGCAAGATGACTTCCAACGTTTGGAAGGCTCTTGGCGTGGTTTGAGCAAGTTAGTGACGGAAAGTGAAACGGGCCAATCGCTGAAAATTCGCCTAGCGGACTACAGCAAAGATGAATTGCTAGAGCAATTTGAAGATGCTCCAGCGGTCGATCGTAGCCCATTGTTCGACACTTTGTACCAGAAAGAATTTGGTACCGCAGGTGGTGAACCATACGGTGCTTTGATTGGTGATTACACCTTTAGCCATAAAGACGAAGATGTTGCACTTCTACGTTACATGGGTGAGACCGCAGCAGCTAGCCACGCACCGTTTGTGGCCGCCGCTAATCCTGAAATGTTTGAGTTCGATTCTTTCGAAACGTTTGATGAAGGTAAACCAGTCGCAGCAGGCTTTGACTCTCCTGCATACGCTTCTTGGAATGCTTTCCGTGAAAGTGATGATGCACGTTATGTTGTGTTAACACTTCCTCAGACACTGGCTCGTCTACCATACGGTGAGAAAGGGCTAGGAACGGATGCGTTTGCTTTTGAAGAGCTGAACACTGACGCTGACGGCAATCCTAAACCAGAAGATAACTCTCAGTTGGTTTGGTCTAACGCCGCTTATGAGATGGGTTTGAAAATGACTCAGGCACATACTCAGTTTGGCTGGTGTACGGCGATTCGTGGCCTAGAGAATGGTGGTAAAGTTGAAAACCTACCTAACCTGACTTACAAGTCAGAGGCGGGCGATCTTCTACAGCAATGTCCTATCGAAGTTAACCTGACTGATGAGCGTGAGAAAGAGCTATCAGATCTTGGTTTCTTGCCTTTGGTTCACTACAAGAGCACCAACTACGGTGTGTTCATCGGTAGCCAAACCACTCAGAAACCAAAAGTGTACGCCGATCCTGATGCCACTGGTAACGCCGCCATTTCTGCTCGCCTGCCGTACATCATGGCAAGTAGCCGAATTGCGCATTACCTAAAAGTGATGGGTCGTGACATGCTGGGTTCTAACCTAGAAGCGACAGATGTGCAGAAGCAACTACAAACTTGGATTGACCAATACACCAACTCTGGTGCTATGGGTAACGCAGAGCGTTCTAAAACACCGCTGTGTGAATCTCAGATCCAGGTCGTAGAGCAGCCAGGTAAACCGGGCGCATACTCTGCCGTTGCACACCTAAGACCATGGCTACAAATGGAGGAGTTAACTACCTCTGTTCGTATGGTTACTAAGATCCCAGGTTAA
- a CDS encoding PAAR domain-containing protein yields the protein MPCAARLTDMHTCPMQTPGTPPIPHVGGPIVGPGAPTVLICKMPAAKMGDSLVCVGPPDSIVKGSATVLISKTPAARMGDTTSHGGSIVVGAPTVQIGG from the coding sequence ATGCCTTGTGCAGCTCGATTGACAGATATGCATACCTGCCCAATGCAGACACCAGGTACACCACCGATTCCCCACGTGGGAGGGCCGATTGTTGGTCCCGGTGCGCCAACGGTGCTGATTTGCAAAATGCCTGCGGCAAAAATGGGCGACTCACTAGTGTGTGTTGGTCCACCCGATAGCATTGTCAAAGGCAGTGCGACCGTTTTGATCTCTAAGACCCCAGCAGCTCGTATGGGGGATACAACCAGTCACGGTGGTTCGATTGTTGTCGGAGCACCAACCGTACAAATCGGCGGTTAG
- the tssI gene encoding type VI secretion system tip protein TssI/VgrG, whose protein sequence is MYELIDPKGAYLVVTDDSNNEFIATELTVTEQLNGEYEWQAEIVVSRSTPQDWIGGEVTCTVYDLLGGNRDSLRQFKGVVVKAQSHSPRIDSSYFGIRISVKPWFSLLEFSQSNRVFQEQNVQTIVTSVFDDLGFKGKYSVKSMPSTKREYCVQFNESDLDFVTRLLAEEGVHFYFGKDDKSDTLYLQDASKSFGQDNLVTLDYIASASGDYEVITKWQRAHQFHSASAELTAYDYNQSKLVTSKAKKSKYSLSGNTKLTQSFYPVASKDGSFSDLASNQAEIWRAQQDSQYHLVQAVSESTQLATGFMLKLADHPVSDEKGSYVVSAVEYQFKDAQAQGLKSDVSFQCVPEDQVLYPPHQDKPVVHGLQSAVVAGATKGEPASDASGRVRIKFHWDPETGDKTSCWVRVAQALAGNGYGHQFLPRAGQEVLVSFINGDPDQPVIVSSVYNSTNKPTYPTANSTQSGIKTKLSGAANEIRFDDKKDNEQLYFAAAKDWVSEVANDRTETVKGLMSLAVTKTLTYAIDESFTMTAKKGFSMASEQSFSFEMDDAISGKGKTITLEASDTLTLKVGSSKLVISSSKIEIDSDSVAVSGSSSIKLDGGSLSQSGSSVSIKSDGSLSAKGGTSVSLSAGTGLTAKAGTTATLQGLNANVKADVSASVKGSATAELSASGQATVKGAIVMVN, encoded by the coding sequence ATGTATGAGTTGATTGACCCTAAAGGCGCTTACTTAGTTGTCACCGATGACAGCAATAATGAGTTTATTGCCACCGAACTGACTGTTACTGAGCAGTTAAACGGTGAGTATGAGTGGCAAGCTGAAATCGTGGTTTCTCGCTCAACACCACAAGATTGGATCGGTGGTGAAGTTACCTGCACCGTGTATGACTTACTCGGAGGAAACCGAGATTCACTACGTCAATTCAAAGGGGTAGTGGTTAAAGCTCAATCCCATTCACCACGTATTGATTCAAGTTACTTTGGTATTCGTATCTCAGTGAAACCTTGGTTCTCTCTGCTTGAGTTCTCTCAGTCTAACCGAGTTTTTCAAGAGCAGAACGTGCAAACCATTGTCACTTCAGTGTTTGATGATTTAGGTTTTAAGGGCAAGTACAGCGTCAAAAGTATGCCTTCAACCAAGCGTGAATATTGTGTGCAGTTTAATGAGTCAGACCTAGATTTTGTCACTCGACTGTTGGCTGAAGAAGGGGTGCACTTCTACTTCGGCAAAGATGACAAGTCAGACACCCTTTATCTGCAAGATGCGTCCAAATCGTTCGGGCAAGATAACCTAGTCACCTTAGATTACATCGCATCAGCGTCTGGTGATTATGAAGTGATCACCAAGTGGCAGCGTGCCCATCAATTTCATTCCGCATCGGCAGAGCTCACTGCATACGACTACAACCAGTCAAAGCTTGTGACCAGTAAAGCTAAGAAGAGTAAGTACTCGTTGTCGGGCAACACCAAACTTACGCAAAGCTTTTATCCTGTGGCGAGCAAAGATGGCAGCTTTAGCGATCTTGCTTCTAATCAAGCTGAAATTTGGCGAGCGCAGCAAGACTCACAATATCATTTGGTACAAGCCGTGAGTGAGTCGACTCAATTGGCGACGGGCTTTATGTTGAAGCTGGCAGATCACCCAGTAAGCGATGAAAAAGGCTCTTACGTGGTGAGCGCCGTTGAGTACCAATTTAAAGATGCCCAAGCGCAGGGGCTGAAATCCGACGTTTCTTTTCAATGCGTTCCTGAAGATCAAGTTTTATACCCACCGCATCAAGACAAGCCTGTGGTTCATGGGCTGCAATCTGCTGTGGTTGCAGGTGCGACAAAAGGCGAGCCTGCAAGTGATGCCAGTGGCCGAGTTCGAATTAAATTCCATTGGGATCCAGAAACAGGGGATAAAACCAGCTGTTGGGTACGAGTTGCTCAAGCACTTGCTGGAAATGGCTACGGACACCAGTTTTTGCCAAGGGCTGGCCAAGAGGTTCTGGTGAGCTTTATCAACGGTGACCCTGACCAACCCGTGATCGTTTCCTCAGTCTATAACAGTACCAATAAGCCAACTTACCCGACGGCGAATAGTACCCAAAGTGGGATCAAAACTAAGCTCAGTGGTGCGGCCAATGAAATTCGTTTTGACGACAAGAAAGATAACGAACAGCTCTATTTTGCCGCTGCAAAAGATTGGGTGAGTGAGGTGGCCAACGACCGAACAGAGACGGTCAAAGGCTTGATGAGTTTAGCGGTCACCAAAACACTGACTTACGCCATTGATGAATCTTTCACCATGACGGCGAAAAAGGGTTTTTCAATGGCCTCTGAGCAGTCATTTAGTTTTGAGATGGACGATGCGATCAGCGGCAAAGGCAAAACCATTACCTTGGAAGCTTCCGACACTCTTACGCTCAAAGTGGGCAGCAGTAAGCTGGTTATTTCTAGTAGCAAGATCGAAATCGATAGTGACAGTGTGGCAGTTTCTGGTAGTTCATCCATCAAGTTAGATGGTGGCAGCTTATCTCAATCAGGCAGTTCGGTATCGATTAAATCTGATGGTTCATTATCTGCCAAAGGGGGAACCTCTGTGTCTTTAAGTGCAGGAACAGGTCTAACAGCCAAAGCAGGCACTACAGCGACGTTGCAGGGCTTAAATGCCAACGTGAAAGCAGATGTTTCTGCGAGTGTTAAAGGCAGCGCAACGGCAGAGCTAAGCGCCAGTGGGCAAGCGACCGTTAAAGGCGCAATTGTGATGGTGAACTGA
- the tssB gene encoding type VI secretion system contractile sheath small subunit: MALNSQHKRVSKNRVSITYDVELNGAVENKELPFVVGVIGDFSAHKEDKEEIEDRTFYQIDKDNFDTVLSRVGPELKLKVDNTLADDDSQFEANLKFNSMKDFKPDALIEQVDPLKKLAETRQQLKTLLSKADRSRDLEKLLKEVLQSADQIAALSSELGIESKGGDE; this comes from the coding sequence GTGGCTTTGAATTCGCAGCATAAACGAGTGAGTAAGAACCGGGTAAGCATTACCTATGACGTTGAATTGAACGGAGCGGTAGAAAACAAAGAACTGCCATTCGTTGTCGGCGTGATCGGTGATTTCTCGGCTCACAAAGAAGACAAGGAAGAGATCGAAGATCGTACTTTCTATCAAATTGACAAAGACAACTTTGACACAGTGTTAAGCCGTGTTGGTCCAGAGTTGAAACTAAAGGTTGATAACACGCTAGCAGACGACGACAGTCAGTTTGAAGCGAACCTTAAGTTCAACTCAATGAAAGACTTCAAACCGGATGCACTGATCGAGCAAGTTGATCCGTTGAAGAAGTTGGCGGAAACCCGTCAGCAGTTAAAAACATTGCTATCTAAGGCAGACCGTTCACGTGACCTAGAAAAGCTGCTTAAAGAAGTATTGCAAAGTGCTGATCAGATTGCAGCGCTTTCAAGTGAGCTAGGCATCGAAAGCAAGGGAGGTGACGAATGA
- a CDS encoding ABC transporter substrate-binding protein translates to MMNKILVVLALMLVTASSYAKTSPSVYMVVWRGCEEACQGFKDFLTNNQYPIDVIVRDAGRDKSKLDGFLQEAIETKPDLVVTWGTSVSKAIIGTRSEYGQKTKLGDIPVLFMIVADPLGADIVESSDKTGRPTVAGIRNRISEDVQIRAMREYFPVDKIGVIYSPSELNSVLNTEKLRALAQEMQFEVVEQPYQVDEAGKPLPNQIDALMASFAEQGVDVVYVGSSSYNRSNSDEFTQTAIRHGLPVASAYESMVTKSSALISVSNKYYLVGQLAANQAVKIILQKEKPGNLPIAELSSYAISINMDVARKLALYPPIQLLRYANLVNIEDVEQGKE, encoded by the coding sequence ATGATGAACAAAATCTTAGTCGTGCTGGCATTGATGCTGGTCACGGCGTCAAGTTACGCAAAAACAAGCCCTTCTGTGTACATGGTAGTATGGCGTGGCTGTGAAGAAGCGTGCCAAGGCTTTAAAGACTTTTTGACCAACAACCAATACCCGATTGACGTTATTGTGCGTGATGCCGGTCGTGACAAGTCTAAACTTGATGGTTTCTTGCAAGAGGCGATTGAGACCAAACCGGATCTGGTAGTGACTTGGGGTACATCGGTTAGCAAGGCGATCATTGGGACTCGAAGTGAGTATGGTCAGAAAACCAAGCTGGGCGATATCCCTGTCTTGTTCATGATTGTTGCCGATCCTCTTGGGGCGGATATCGTTGAGTCTAGCGATAAAACCGGTCGTCCGACCGTAGCGGGTATCCGAAACCGTATCTCAGAAGATGTGCAGATCCGTGCGATGAGAGAGTACTTTCCCGTCGACAAAATTGGCGTGATTTACTCACCAAGCGAGCTTAACTCAGTGCTCAATACCGAAAAACTAAGGGCGCTTGCGCAAGAGATGCAGTTTGAAGTCGTCGAGCAGCCATATCAGGTGGATGAAGCTGGAAAACCGTTACCTAATCAGATCGATGCATTGATGGCTTCTTTTGCTGAGCAGGGCGTTGACGTAGTTTATGTTGGCTCAAGCTCTTACAATCGAAGTAACAGTGATGAGTTTACTCAGACTGCGATTCGCCACGGTTTGCCTGTTGCCAGTGCTTATGAATCTATGGTGACTAAGTCTTCTGCGTTGATCTCGGTATCGAACAAATATTATTTGGTGGGTCAGCTTGCTGCAAACCAAGCGGTTAAGATCATTTTGCAAAAAGAAAAACCGGGTAACCTGCCAATTGCTGAGCTAAGTAGCTACGCAATATCGATCAACATGGATGTGGCAAGAAAACTTGCGCTTTACCCACCGATTCAACTGCTTCGATACGCCAACTTGGTCAATATCGAAGATGTTGAGCAGGGCAAGGAGTAA
- a CDS encoding MFS transporter, whose translation MRKVTSLASLINSRLIGVTVVAALLASILSAMYTLVEFNFSIKPQLLKKANAIALTIHDDVDLALKAGIPLDQIGGMDSYLQDELKKYPELTFVAITTGDETVYQVGDTVPDLTQVGKEEFQNVSNQYLQAGFWQRVQTVFSELPFILNLSGNVQSNSNIFQLPLDRVAQGAVFVGLSSTYVQSQLTDIFFDIGIILIAVLLVCFEVVMVVVMFYISGPLEESERILKRQANGDFTVDERIAAQGAIGSFAEKLNQNSKELQVKYENIKNSSVTADFGDKLKAIADKFRLEQRLGMRNGEIVDARIPLFVFSFAEELQKSFMPLFVGEFYQEGSWISKEVMLGLPISVFMFVIAACTPFAAKWVDRWGQKNLFMAGLIPAIAGYIGCAMATSSMDIVIARGVTAFGYAMITISCQSYIAAVVTAENRAKGMSIFVGVLMTATMCGTALGGIIADRIGYQPVFVLSAILACFAGLLAWRMLSGQVDDARRKAAGGGSVWLLAKNIKFVAVIVCCAIPAKIILTGFLYFMVPIYLVSLDATQSEIGRVMMIYSLVIIPLSPIASSIVDKTQKVREPVVLGTLLSGAILISLYGEASLFKVLLAVTLMGVAHSILKAPLIACALEASEATPEVGRTEVLGLLRTAERVGSVIGPVLVASLIAFYSYGETMAIVGAGVFLSGLAMFFFLRMPSSPNTNQEASSS comes from the coding sequence ATGCGAAAAGTAACTAGCCTAGCGAGCCTTATTAATAGTCGCTTGATTGGCGTGACTGTTGTCGCCGCTTTATTGGCGTCCATCTTGAGCGCTATGTATACCTTGGTTGAGTTCAACTTTTCAATCAAACCTCAACTACTTAAAAAGGCTAATGCGATTGCCTTAACGATCCATGATGACGTTGATCTGGCGCTGAAAGCGGGGATCCCGCTTGATCAGATCGGTGGTATGGATAGCTACCTTCAAGACGAGCTTAAAAAGTACCCAGAACTGACGTTTGTGGCGATTACCACTGGTGATGAGACGGTATATCAAGTCGGCGATACTGTGCCTGATTTGACCCAAGTCGGGAAAGAGGAATTCCAGAACGTTTCGAATCAGTACCTACAAGCGGGCTTTTGGCAACGAGTACAAACAGTATTTAGTGAGTTGCCATTTATTCTTAACCTTTCTGGCAATGTTCAATCCAACAGTAATATTTTCCAACTGCCATTGGATCGTGTAGCGCAAGGTGCGGTATTTGTTGGCTTGAGTTCGACCTATGTGCAATCGCAACTGACGGATATTTTCTTCGATATTGGCATCATTCTAATTGCGGTGCTCTTGGTCTGTTTCGAAGTAGTCATGGTGGTGGTGATGTTCTATATCTCAGGACCGCTAGAAGAGTCTGAGCGGATCTTGAAACGTCAGGCTAACGGTGACTTTACCGTTGATGAAAGGATTGCTGCACAGGGTGCAATTGGTAGTTTCGCAGAGAAACTTAACCAGAACTCGAAAGAGCTTCAAGTTAAGTACGAAAACATCAAAAACAGTTCAGTGACGGCGGATTTTGGCGACAAGCTAAAAGCGATTGCGGATAAGTTCCGACTAGAGCAGCGCTTGGGTATGCGTAATGGCGAGATTGTCGATGCTCGTATTCCTTTGTTTGTATTTTCATTTGCTGAAGAACTGCAAAAATCCTTCATGCCACTGTTTGTAGGTGAGTTTTACCAAGAAGGGTCTTGGATCTCGAAAGAGGTCATGCTTGGTTTGCCGATCTCGGTATTCATGTTTGTGATCGCAGCTTGTACTCCTTTTGCTGCCAAATGGGTTGACCGCTGGGGGCAGAAAAACCTCTTTATGGCGGGCCTTATTCCAGCAATTGCTGGCTACATTGGCTGTGCCATGGCAACAAGCAGTATGGACATCGTCATAGCTCGTGGTGTTACAGCGTTCGGTTACGCCATGATCACGATTAGCTGCCAAAGCTATATCGCTGCGGTAGTTACGGCGGAAAACCGTGCCAAAGGTATGTCGATATTTGTTGGTGTACTAATGACGGCCACCATGTGTGGTACGGCACTGGGCGGCATTATTGCTGACCGTATTGGTTATCAACCAGTGTTTGTACTGTCTGCCATCTTAGCATGCTTTGCAGGTCTGCTGGCGTGGCGAATGTTGTCTGGTCAAGTGGATGATGCTCGTCGTAAGGCAGCTGGTGGTGGCAGCGTTTGGCTGCTGGCGAAAAACATCAAATTTGTCGCAGTCATCGTTTGTTGTGCGATTCCAGCCAAAATTATCCTGACGGGTTTCCTTTACTTCATGGTGCCGATTTACCTTGTTTCGCTCGATGCGACTCAGTCTGAAATTGGCCGTGTCATGATGATCTACTCTTTGGTGATTATCCCGCTAAGTCCAATTGCATCGAGTATTGTCGATAAGACCCAAAAGGTGCGAGAACCTGTGGTGCTAGGAACCTTATTATCCGGCGCGATTTTGATCTCTCTCTACGGTGAAGCATCTCTGTTTAAGGTCTTGTTGGCGGTGACTTTGATGGGCGTTGCGCATTCCATTCTTAAAGCGCCACTGATCGCTTGTGCGCTTGAAGCCTCGGAAGCGACTCCAGAAGTTGGTCGCACCGAAGTGCTCGGTTTGCTGCGAACCGCAGAGCGTGTCGGCAGTGTAATTGGGCCTGTGTTGGTGGCTTCTTTGATAGCGTTTTATAGCTACGGGGAAACCATGGCCATTGTTGGGGCAGGGGTGTTCCTATCTGGCCTTGCGATGTTCTTCTTCTTGCGCATGCCGTCGTCTCCAAACACCAATCAGGAGGCCAGCAGCTCATGA
- a CDS encoding type VI secretion system ImpA family N-terminal domain-containing protein produces MFEELLNPISDDAAGGEYLKDNRALFRGYRNAFNMAQSSFRQLVETPDALEDAQLVNLNSNNWHELETQCRDCLTNKSKDLEIFAWFTTAQVFGREPYQNLSSSITTLEQLFEKYWDDLQPILPEKKRRGDTEEKQQQEVVEHKLKPLLQLVGDTAESGLLYMPMQMLPLVGDVDYGQFYAAEKAGTLSGLKEQAESLFSQEQSELTARIKQLGEMIDGLKRIDQLVSTKCADIGAQGISFRFLRESAERLLNAIQYLVGEKYSHWPLDPEPEVVETPEPAAELSNDIAAEPTTEAAAAVSAPAPVQATQAQVMVPVSAVNNRKQALSDLQRIADYFETNEPHSPIYLLLKRAIRWGQMPLPELLQELVGENSAVQTRIEQLSGLESAAYESTVSASVAPQPIATPKVETNSAPTVSMPEEENTHSSPPKKDESDGGLAAMEW; encoded by the coding sequence ATGTTTGAAGAGCTGTTAAACCCCATTTCAGACGACGCTGCTGGGGGCGAGTATCTAAAGGATAACCGAGCACTGTTTCGAGGCTATCGTAACGCCTTCAATATGGCTCAGTCTTCTTTTCGCCAATTAGTGGAAACACCGGACGCTCTTGAAGACGCTCAGTTGGTGAATCTCAACAGTAACAACTGGCACGAGTTAGAAACCCAGTGTCGAGACTGTTTGACCAACAAATCGAAAGATCTCGAGATATTTGCATGGTTCACAACAGCGCAAGTTTTTGGCCGTGAACCGTACCAGAATTTGAGCTCGTCTATCACCACACTAGAGCAGCTGTTTGAAAAATATTGGGATGATCTTCAGCCAATATTGCCTGAGAAAAAACGCCGTGGGGACACGGAAGAGAAACAGCAACAAGAGGTGGTAGAACACAAGCTAAAACCTCTGTTGCAGCTGGTGGGTGACACTGCAGAAAGTGGTTTGCTCTACATGCCAATGCAGATGTTGCCTTTGGTTGGCGATGTTGATTATGGCCAGTTCTATGCCGCTGAAAAAGCAGGCACCTTGAGCGGTCTAAAAGAGCAAGCGGAGTCACTCTTCTCCCAAGAACAAAGTGAACTGACTGCTCGCATAAAGCAACTTGGGGAAATGATCGATGGCCTGAAACGCATTGATCAGCTGGTGAGCACCAAGTGCGCCGATATTGGAGCGCAGGGAATAAGCTTCCGTTTTTTGCGTGAATCTGCAGAGCGTCTGCTCAATGCGATTCAATACCTCGTGGGGGAAAAATACAGTCACTGGCCGCTCGACCCAGAGCCAGAAGTGGTTGAAACCCCGGAACCAGCGGCTGAGCTGAGCAACGATATTGCAGCAGAGCCGACCACAGAGGCTGCTGCCGCTGTGTCTGCACCTGCACCTGTTCAAGCGACTCAAGCTCAAGTTATGGTGCCAGTGTCTGCGGTGAATAACCGCAAACAAGCACTCTCAGACTTGCAAAGAATCGCTGATTATTTTGAAACCAACGAGCCTCACAGCCCGATATACCTGCTGTTGAAACGAGCGATTCGTTGGGGGCAAATGCCTTTACCAGAGCTGTTGCAAGAGCTGGTTGGGGAAAATAGCGCTGTTCAAACTCGAATAGAACAGCTTTCTGGGCTGGAGAGTGCTGCCTATGAGTCGACGGTGTCGGCCAGTGTCGCACCGCAGCCTATTGCAACACCAAAAGTTGAAACGAATTCTGCACCTACGGTGTCAATGCCGGAGGAAGAGAATACCCATTCATCACCGCCTAAGAAAGATGAGTCCGATGGTGGCTTGGCGGCGATGGAGTGGTAG